The Euwallacea fornicatus isolate EFF26 chromosome 3, ASM4011564v1, whole genome shotgun sequence genome has a segment encoding these proteins:
- the ZnT35C gene encoding proton-coupled zinc antiporter SLC30A2 isoform X1 has protein sequence MSSNADYLQIFSGVLRKFGKTIMGQQNASGNNRNNNYGTASSRTTISSITSPKKVIYCVHGKPSDGCCTVMEGEVINMEAETDDIASITKENSDTTELVNKHCHLADLPEVDKRARKKLIIASILCVIFMIAEIVGGYISNSLAIASDAAHLLTDFASFMISLFSLYMANRPKTKKMSFGWYRAEVIGALTSVLLIWVVTGILVYMAVQRLIYRDFEIDAVIMLITSGVGVGVNIIMGLSLHQHTHSHGGHEDVRDKGKKQNINVRAAFIHVIGDFLQSFGVLVAAIVIYFKPEWVLVDPIMTFVFSIFVMMTTFAILKDTLMVLMEALPKGINFEEVMNIMMNIEGVERVHNLRIWALSLDKVAMSAHIAINAETNPQNVLMTATKNIHDKFNFFEMTLQIEEFKEFMEDCVQCQNP, from the exons ATGTCGTCAAATGCGGATTATCTTCAGATATTTTCGGGAGTTTTACGGAAATTCGGGAAGACTATAATGGGGCAGCAAAACGCCAG CGGCAACAATCGCAACAACAACTATGGTACCGCTAGCAGCAGAACCACCATTTCCAGTATTACATCCCCCAAAAAGGTGATATATTGCGTTCATGGGAAACCAAGCGATGGATGCTGTACAGTAATGGAAGGAGAAGTCATCAACATGGAGGCCGAAACTGATGATATTGCCTCCATTACCAAAGAGAATTCAGACACTACAGAATTGG TTAACAAACACTGCCACCTGGCAGATCTTCCCGAAGTGGACAAGAGGGCAAGGAAAAAACTCATTATTGCCAGCATACTATGCGTCATATTTATGATAGCAGAAATCGTTG GTGGCTATATCTCAAACAGCTTGGCAATAGCCTCGGATGCAGCTCACTTACTAACAGATTTCGCAAGTTTCATGATTTCCTTATTCTCTCTGTACATGGCCAATAGGCCCAAAACGAAGAAAATGTCATTCGGGTGGTACCGGGCGGAAGTTATCGGAGCCTTAACTTCGGTACTACTCATCTGGGTGGTTACTGGAATTCTGGTTTATATGGCCGTCCAAAGGTTGATCTATAGAGACTTTGAAATCGATGCTGTTATCATGTTAATCACCTCCGGAGTCGGCGTTGGCGTTAACATTAT CATGGGATTGTCCCTTCACCAGCACACCCATAGCCATGGCGGTCACGAGGATGTACGTGATAAAGGCAAGAAGCAGAATATTAACGTCAGGGCTGCTTTTATCCACGTTATTGGAGATTTTCTGCAGAGCTTTGGAGTCTTGGTTGCAGCTATTGTGATTTACTTCAAG CCAGAATGGGTGTTAGTAGATCCAATAATGACCTTCGTATTCTCAATATTCGTAATGATGACCACGTTTGCCATTCTCAAAGACACCCTAATGGTCCTCATGGAGGCCCTTCCGAAAGGAATAAATTTCGAGGAAGTTATGAATATTATGATGAATATTGAGGGCGTGGAAAGGGTCCACAACTTGAGAATATGGGCCCTGAGTTTGGACAAAGTAGCCATGTCTGCTCATATTGCAATTA ATGCGGAGACTAACCCCCAGAATGTTTTAATGACGGCAACCAAGAACATCCACgacaaattcaatttctttgaGATGACTCTGCAAATTGAGGAATTCAAAGAATTTATGGAAGATTGTGTTCAATGTCAGAATCCTTAG
- the ZnT35C gene encoding proton-coupled zinc antiporter SLC30A2 isoform X3 translates to MEGEVINMEAETDDIASITKENSDTTELVNKHCHLADLPEVDKRARKKLIIASILCVIFMIAEIVGGYISNSLAIASDAAHLLTDFASFMISLFSLYMANRPKTKKMSFGWYRAEVIGALTSVLLIWVVTGILVYMAVQRLIYRDFEIDAVIMLITSGVGVGVNIIMGLSLHQHTHSHGGHEDVRDKGKKQNINVRAAFIHVIGDFLQSFGVLVAAIVIYFKPEWVLVDPIMTFVFSIFVMMTTFAILKDTLMVLMEALPKGINFEEVMNIMMNIEGVERVHNLRIWALSLDKVAMSAHIAINAETNPQNVLMTATKNIHDKFNFFEMTLQIEEFKEFMEDCVQCQNP, encoded by the exons ATGGAAGGAGAAGTCATCAACATGGAGGCCGAAACTGATGATATTGCCTCCATTACCAAAGAGAATTCAGACACTACAGAATTGG TTAACAAACACTGCCACCTGGCAGATCTTCCCGAAGTGGACAAGAGGGCAAGGAAAAAACTCATTATTGCCAGCATACTATGCGTCATATTTATGATAGCAGAAATCGTTG GTGGCTATATCTCAAACAGCTTGGCAATAGCCTCGGATGCAGCTCACTTACTAACAGATTTCGCAAGTTTCATGATTTCCTTATTCTCTCTGTACATGGCCAATAGGCCCAAAACGAAGAAAATGTCATTCGGGTGGTACCGGGCGGAAGTTATCGGAGCCTTAACTTCGGTACTACTCATCTGGGTGGTTACTGGAATTCTGGTTTATATGGCCGTCCAAAGGTTGATCTATAGAGACTTTGAAATCGATGCTGTTATCATGTTAATCACCTCCGGAGTCGGCGTTGGCGTTAACATTAT CATGGGATTGTCCCTTCACCAGCACACCCATAGCCATGGCGGTCACGAGGATGTACGTGATAAAGGCAAGAAGCAGAATATTAACGTCAGGGCTGCTTTTATCCACGTTATTGGAGATTTTCTGCAGAGCTTTGGAGTCTTGGTTGCAGCTATTGTGATTTACTTCAAG CCAGAATGGGTGTTAGTAGATCCAATAATGACCTTCGTATTCTCAATATTCGTAATGATGACCACGTTTGCCATTCTCAAAGACACCCTAATGGTCCTCATGGAGGCCCTTCCGAAAGGAATAAATTTCGAGGAAGTTATGAATATTATGATGAATATTGAGGGCGTGGAAAGGGTCCACAACTTGAGAATATGGGCCCTGAGTTTGGACAAAGTAGCCATGTCTGCTCATATTGCAATTA ATGCGGAGACTAACCCCCAGAATGTTTTAATGACGGCAACCAAGAACATCCACgacaaattcaatttctttgaGATGACTCTGCAAATTGAGGAATTCAAAGAATTTATGGAAGATTGTGTTCAATGTCAGAATCCTTAG
- the ZnT35C gene encoding proton-coupled zinc antiporter SLC30A2 isoform X2, with protein sequence MYNNPEKININGNNRNNNYGTASSRTTISSITSPKKVIYCVHGKPSDGCCTVMEGEVINMEAETDDIASITKENSDTTELVNKHCHLADLPEVDKRARKKLIIASILCVIFMIAEIVGGYISNSLAIASDAAHLLTDFASFMISLFSLYMANRPKTKKMSFGWYRAEVIGALTSVLLIWVVTGILVYMAVQRLIYRDFEIDAVIMLITSGVGVGVNIIMGLSLHQHTHSHGGHEDVRDKGKKQNINVRAAFIHVIGDFLQSFGVLVAAIVIYFKPEWVLVDPIMTFVFSIFVMMTTFAILKDTLMVLMEALPKGINFEEVMNIMMNIEGVERVHNLRIWALSLDKVAMSAHIAINAETNPQNVLMTATKNIHDKFNFFEMTLQIEEFKEFMEDCVQCQNP encoded by the exons ATGTATAATAAcccagaaaaaataaatatcaa CGGCAACAATCGCAACAACAACTATGGTACCGCTAGCAGCAGAACCACCATTTCCAGTATTACATCCCCCAAAAAGGTGATATATTGCGTTCATGGGAAACCAAGCGATGGATGCTGTACAGTAATGGAAGGAGAAGTCATCAACATGGAGGCCGAAACTGATGATATTGCCTCCATTACCAAAGAGAATTCAGACACTACAGAATTGG TTAACAAACACTGCCACCTGGCAGATCTTCCCGAAGTGGACAAGAGGGCAAGGAAAAAACTCATTATTGCCAGCATACTATGCGTCATATTTATGATAGCAGAAATCGTTG GTGGCTATATCTCAAACAGCTTGGCAATAGCCTCGGATGCAGCTCACTTACTAACAGATTTCGCAAGTTTCATGATTTCCTTATTCTCTCTGTACATGGCCAATAGGCCCAAAACGAAGAAAATGTCATTCGGGTGGTACCGGGCGGAAGTTATCGGAGCCTTAACTTCGGTACTACTCATCTGGGTGGTTACTGGAATTCTGGTTTATATGGCCGTCCAAAGGTTGATCTATAGAGACTTTGAAATCGATGCTGTTATCATGTTAATCACCTCCGGAGTCGGCGTTGGCGTTAACATTAT CATGGGATTGTCCCTTCACCAGCACACCCATAGCCATGGCGGTCACGAGGATGTACGTGATAAAGGCAAGAAGCAGAATATTAACGTCAGGGCTGCTTTTATCCACGTTATTGGAGATTTTCTGCAGAGCTTTGGAGTCTTGGTTGCAGCTATTGTGATTTACTTCAAG CCAGAATGGGTGTTAGTAGATCCAATAATGACCTTCGTATTCTCAATATTCGTAATGATGACCACGTTTGCCATTCTCAAAGACACCCTAATGGTCCTCATGGAGGCCCTTCCGAAAGGAATAAATTTCGAGGAAGTTATGAATATTATGATGAATATTGAGGGCGTGGAAAGGGTCCACAACTTGAGAATATGGGCCCTGAGTTTGGACAAAGTAGCCATGTCTGCTCATATTGCAATTA ATGCGGAGACTAACCCCCAGAATGTTTTAATGACGGCAACCAAGAACATCCACgacaaattcaatttctttgaGATGACTCTGCAAATTGAGGAATTCAAAGAATTTATGGAAGATTGTGTTCAATGTCAGAATCCTTAG
- the LOC136350403 gene encoding uncharacterized protein, translating to MSLYSIEFSSQLDNRHDSDNELEHTPSSPKPMTPRRVKRRSVMQRGSSGRHSTNSRRQAHPRSSTRSSRRSQNPVTKLLDQQQKCQAYESTTSQSPVESPLPNYYVNSTSSINAQSWQGHTNPSYQQSTTSLNEDFDELYNNRPASVRSSYSNFHGARANYSPPKQYYHSHATPQVPQKRGTAARNSMRHMTFLNNGPPAYTVQGAVALDNETPM from the coding sequence ATGTCACTGTATTCGATCGAATTCAGCTCTCAACTGGATAACAGACATGACAGTGATAACGAACTAGAGCATACCCCGTCATCGCCAAAGCCGATGACCCCCCGAAGAGTCAAAAGACGCAGTGTAATGCAGAGAGGTTCTTCGGGAAGGCACAGTACCAATAGTAGAAGACAAGCTCATCCTAGGTCTTCCACAAGGAGTTCCAGAAGATCTCAGAATCCAGTCACAAAGTTGCTGGATCAGCAGCAGAAGTGCCAAGCGTACGAAAGTACTACTAGCCAATCTCCGGTTGAGTCACCGTTGCCGAATTACTACGTGAACTCGACAAGCTCAATTAATGCTCAGAGCTGGCAAGGGCACACTAACCCGTCGTACCAACAATCTACTACCTCATTGAATGAAGATTTCGATGAACTTTACAATAATAGACCGGCTTCGGTTAGATCGAGCTATTCAAACTTTCACGGCGCCAGAGCTAACTACTCGCCTCCAAAGCAATATTATCACAGTCATGCTACTCCTCAAGTGCCTCAGAAGAGAGGTACTGCTGCTAGGAATAGCATGAGGCATATGACTTTTTTGAATAACGGGCCTCCGGCTTATACAGTCCAAGGAGCCGTCGCTTTAGATAACGAAACGCCTATGTAA